The nucleotide sequence CCAAGGCGCGGCCCGCGAGGTTTTTGTACATGGTGTTCCTCTACATGGCCCCGGTCAAAAGAAATCCCTGCACCGGCCGGGACGCCCGGTGCAGGGGCGGGCATTTTACTTGTCGAAGGCCGGGTCGACCGGCACCCGGTAGCCGTTGACCAGCCGGTTGGTCTCGTTGGCCATGCCGACCACGGCCATCAGCTCGGCGAACATCGCCGGCGTCATGCCGGCCTTCTCGGCACCCGCGTGGTGGCTCGCGATGCAGTAGTTGCAGCCGTTGCTGACGCTCACGGCCAGGTAGACCATCTCCTTGACCACCGGGTCGAGCGCGCCGGGCGCCATCACCTCCTTGAGGCTGGACCAGGTGCGCCGCAAGGTGGCGGGATCGTTCGCGAGGTACTTCCAGAAGTTGTTGACGTCGGGCACGTTGCGCGTGGCCTTGATGTCGTCGAACACGGCGCGGACCT is from Variovorax paradoxus and encodes:
- a CDS encoding carboxymuconolactone decarboxylase family protein; this encodes MKPQPIEYANAPDEVRAVFDDIKATRNVPDVNNFWKYLANDPATLRRTWSSLKEVMAPGALDPVVKEMVYLAVSVSNGCNYCIASHHAGAEKAGMTPAMFAELMAVVGMANETNRLVNGYRVPVDPAFDK